The Lemur catta isolate mLemCat1 chromosome 6, mLemCat1.pri, whole genome shotgun sequence sequence cCTCCACTGCTGTCTTCCTTCAGAAGCCTTTGGAGGAATGAGCTCATTTCCCTTCATCCTCTTGGGTTGCACCTCTGCAGCTcagccccccacctgccctctctcACCCTGAAGCAATCTCCCTTTCTTGTGGTGAGAAGGGAAGGGACAGTGCCAGGACACAGGTCTCACCACTCCTGCAGGGTTCGGGCAATGGCACTGAGGTCCTGGCGCTGGATGTCCCGCCCGATGCTGTAGTCAACCTCCAGCCGCTGATTGCGCTGGTCCAGGGAGCCGCGAAGCACATCAGCGTACACAGCTTCAATCACAAGGTCTTCCAGCTGCCGCACGTTACGCAGGGCAAGGGCCTCCAGCAACACTGCATATGGGATACACTGGGCCCGGGGAGGTCAAGTCAGGATTTGTGAGGTTCCACAGCAAAGAAGGGCTTCCAAgactcttcctccctccttttccccACTGCCAGGGTCCATCTACCCTCCGCTCCTATTCCTAAATCATTCCTCTAACAGGCTGGTTcttaggcaaaataaataaaaatatccccATCGCATGATCCCCTGCATCAGGAGAAGGACAATCTTAAATAAGATACAAGACTTATGCTTCCTTACCACCCATCCCACACTCACTCCCCACACCACAGAGGGAGAAAGTGAGGATGGCCTGGTGTTGTTCCTTTGGTCACAGCTCAGGATGTCACACGGCCTTTGTTCAAGATCAATTTGGCATGAGGGGAGTATGCAGTAGTGGGAGATGTCTGGAGTACTGTTTATCATTTATGTCACCTACTTCCAACAGGCATTCCTTCTGAGGCACCTCACCATGGAGAGCCTGACACAAGTCAAATGAGAATGCCTGAGCGTCAGGAAACAACTGGAAGAGCGCAgactgggcagggcaggaggtaGGACACTGAACAAAAAACTGAGCCCCAAAGGAACACAGAGATACTTCTGGGATGTACATTTCCTATTCTAACaaacagaagcccagcactttaTCAGAAGAGAGCCCTGTTTCCAGCTCTGAGGCTTTGTTCTCATGGGACTTTACACAGTGGGAGGAAGGGAATTGCTGAACAACACGTGAACAGCATCCTAGTTGGTATTTTGaccaaaaacacaaaagatgTTTACTTAGAACTTAAGTtgcttgaaaaatgaaaacaaatcacaaaactAAGAATAATAGGCTTAATGGCTGCCCATGGACTAGTTTAGATACAGACcttggaggagggaagagaggaagaagggacagTCTGGTCAAGGGCTATCCTAGTGCAAACTCCCAGGCACATGAAAAAGGATGCTCTAGACCTCACTGGCTTAGGACTGGGGCAACTGTCACTTACCTTTACTTTGGCAGCCAGAGTGACGACTGATAGGTGTCTAAGCTTATTCTTCTGAGCCTCTGTAAGCGGGGGAAGATTTCGGGCTTCAGCTaaggaaaaaggacaaaaagaaatgaatcctGATTTCAGTTTTGTGGGAAGTCCTGGCCTCCTTCCCCTGCATTTtgttaaaattagttttctatACCAATTCAGGTCTTTACCCTGACTCTGTGCACCCAGGGGATCTAGGAATTTCTAGAGGGTATCCCAGGAATTTCTTCTAAATCTCTCCAGAAACTGCCCTTCTCCCGTCTCTGTTACTCCAGAGCTCCAGCCCCTCTAGTTACCTAAGTAGTCAGCGTATGTGCCATAAGCAAACACTGTGAGCAGCCGGAATGTGGAAGCGAAGTCGCTCTCAGCCAGCTGCAAGAatatgaaggaaaagaagaggtgaCAGGAAACtcttcctctccaccctcccaggCCTACCCTGTTTTGAAGTCCATTTTCTGGCCCCATCTTTTCCAGCCAGTGTTACATCTCCTGGTTGACCAAAAGGGGTTCTAAGCCTCTTCGATCACTCTCCCCATAGGAAGGGCTCCTTtccacctccaggcctttgcttaCACTATTCTCCCAATCCACAGTGTCCTCCTGCTCCATACACCACCCAATTCAGAGTTGAAAACCTTCAACATTCAGAATCTAACAGACATACACACCAGACGCCGCAAATTGTGCTGTTTGGCCCTCAGagtttatttaatattctaaatttgaATATCTTTAGACAGTCTGCAGTACTCCCCAATTCATCAAAGACTCCTATCTCAGCCTCACTCATCTCTGACAGCTGCACGGCCTAGATATGTGCGGCCGGTGCTGCCCCCAGGCAGACTGGGCCAGGAACAGAAATTGATCCTGAATTTGTGGCCTCTGATTCATAGCgcaccccaccccctcccgcgGCCCAGCACCAGGAGGCTGTATTGCATCCCCCTAGTCCAGCCCACCCAGATCTCCTCTCCTCCTATCGCTGATCACTTATCCTCTCACTTACTCAATTCAATCCCTGCAAAAGGTTGTTACCTAAGAACATGTTTCCTTGCAACAAGATTGTAGATCCAGTCTCTGGGCCAgccgcgatggctcacgcctgtaatcctagcactatgggaggccgaggcgggaggatcgctcgaggtcaggactttaagaccagcctgagcaagagcgagaccccgtctctactaaaaaaaatacaatgaaattatctggacaactaaaaatatatataggaaaaattagcccggcatggtggcacatgcctgtagtcccagctacttgggaggctgaggcagaaggattgcttgagcccaggagtttgaggttgctgtgagctaggctgacgctacagcactctagccagggtaaaagagtgagactctgtctccaaaaaaaaaaaaaagattatagatCCAGTCTctgggccgggagcagtggctcacacctgtaatcctagcactctgggaggccgaggtgagaggatcgctcgaggtcaggagtttgagaccagcctgagcaagagcaagactccgtctctactaaaaaaaagtagaacgaaattatctggacaactaaaaatatatatagaaaaaattaggtgggcatggtggcgcatgcctgtagtcccagctacttgggaggctgaggcagaaggattgcttgagcccaggagtttgaggttgctgtgagctaggctgacgccacggcactctagctcgggcaacagagtgagactctgtctcaaaaaaaattaaaaattaaaaattaaaaaaaaaaatagatccagTCTCTGGTATCTGATTAGGACCTAGCAAAGTTATGAATGTAGTAGGCtttctcaataaatgcttgctaaaTGAAAGATTTATAGGTTTATATCCATTCATCTTATCTCTTCAACTAGAATAGAAGCTTCAGAAGGGTAAGCCCTGTGTCTGGTACTTTTCTGGTATTCCCAGACCACTGGCAGAATGCTAAGcagcattctttttctttgcctcaaTTGATACTCTAGATCCGCTGCAGATGAAAGCGAGTACAACAGGTGGCCAGTCTCCTCCATAACACAGACTAATACAAAAAGGCTAAATCTGTTCACTCAATCACAGGCCCTCAAAAACTTGGCTCTTAGTTTGACCACAAACGACCATCAGAGCATCTCCCTTGCGTGGTGCCACAAGTCTTGGTGACCTGACTTTAAACTCTTAACTCTGCTACTGCAGTGTGAACGGTTCTCTCTGCTGTGTTCTTAGAAGCTTGCCATGTGTCTCTGGGAAAAAGACACCTTTTTCATTACCTACTTTAAGCAGATTAGCATATACTGCACGGGGCGGGGAGGCATGCTAATTTAACGTGTTCATTCCTTCCATTTGTACAGACTTTACACTTTCCCATAATCTCACTTGATTCCCACAACAATGGTGAGGGGCAgtatcatctccattttttttttcctggagacagagtctcgctcttttgcccaggctagagtgctgtggcgtcagcctagctcacagcaacctcaaactcctgggctcaagcaatccttctgcctcagcctcccaagtagctgggactacaggcatgcgccaccatccccagctaattttttctatatatttttagttgtccagataatttcgctctgttttttagtagagatggggtctcactcttgctcaggctggtctcgaactcctgacctcgagcgatcctctcgcctcagcctcccagagtgctaggattacaggcatgagccaccgtgcccggcctcatctccgtttttaaaagagaaagctgAGGCCCTAAAATAAAAGTGGCCTGATCAAGGTGACATGATTATTAACAGCTGTTACACCTGGCAGAGACAGGCTGGAATCCTGGTCTCCTATTCTGAATGACAGGCTCTTTTGCCTAATAATGACAAATACTAGGCTTTACAAATCCCTCATCTCCAGAGGGAAACTAAGAGGTTTACTTTCCTactggttacttttttttttttttaaagagacaaggtcttgctctgttgcccaggctggaatgtggtggcacgattatagctcactataaccttgaacttctgggcacaagtgatctcagtagctaggactacaagcacgtgctagctaccacacccagccaattttttaattctttgtagaGAAGGTGTTTCACCATGTTGTtcatgctggtctcgaattcctggcctcaagggatcctcctgcctcaacctctcaagtgctggcattacaggtgtgagccaccttgcctggcctggTTACTTTTTAACCGGTTACTTTCGCAAGTTGCCAGTTAATCATCACTGTATTTTTGTTCACCTGAATGGTTATGGGGCTGTAGAATGAGTCCTGCCCACCCATtcttaaattaaaacttttcccCCAAACTTCCCTGTGGGTTATTCAGGCCAGCAACCCACCTCTCTAACATTGGGCATGTCCAGCAGCTCTCCAAATACGTAGACACCAGGGGCCTCCAGCACCTGGTGGATGAGTGTAGCCAGCGCCGCCCCCTTGGCAGACTTGGCCAGGAGCAGAAATTGCTCCTGATTCTGCCCTGTCACCTTCACTTCCGCACTCATGGCCGCACTGAGCTGGAGGGACCTGGGCTGCAACGAAAAGAAGATGTAAAGCTAGAGGTCCCTAACACTGGCAGGAGGGAAAGCACAAGGGGGAGGAGCTGTATCGTAGAGGCACTAAGTCACTTCTGCAGTGAGGAGTCAGAGATGGAGCGGATCCAAAAATTCTAAAGTCAGCCGCTTTACACGGTTGCCACGCCCACTCGCTCCCCAGGGCCTAACCCCAAGTCCCAACGCGTCCAACCCACCGAACAAGGCACAAGATGCAGCAGGGGAAGGGCTGTCACATGGTGCCCACCCTAACGACGATACTCCCTCAGCTCTCCACTAGCGTCTGCACGTGCCCCCAACCACGTGACCTGACCCCCACGATCCTTACGCGTAACTCCGCCCCCTCCCTTAAAGAGGCCGCCCAGGGACCGCAGGCTCCCGCCGACTGCCCGGTCGTACCCTGGGTCAGACTCTGCGGGCTGTTACCAGGAAGCTTCCTCTTTCAGCGCACCGGGCGGAGCCGCCCCTCCGTCACCTCCGGCAGCTGTTCCGAGCctttcctgccacctccctgcaGAGTCGCTCTGGCCACTGAACTCTATGGCCGCCTTCCGGCCCTGCTTCCGCTCTGACGACACAGGATGGAGCGGGATATGCCCCGCCCCCGCCTTCAACCGCTGAAGCTCCAAGGAGGGACACAAGCATTCTACTCTCCGATTGGTTGCTGGGGAAAGAATGACAGACGCCTTTGTTTCGgctttgtttcaataaaactttattgcaTTGAGAGCGCTAGCAGCTAAGTGCATTAAGTCCCAGGCAAGTGCCCTGTGTCGGGTGGCTCTGTGTCTGCTCTAAGCTGCGAGAGAGCTGGAGATCCAGGCTGCGTGGGGTGCCTGGGCCAAGGGGAAATCTGTAATGCAaggagagagggagcagagaaaaaatggggtggggggaatgtGGAGAAGAGGAAGCAAACAATAATCAATGATAGAAATTTAGCGGCAGAGATCAACTCGGTAGTTCAACCACTCACTTTTTTTgaagagcaggaaaaaagaagtggaaaaggtaaaggaaataatcatagCTAACATGTATCCAGTGCTTACTATTGGTCAGAcatctgttaaaattttatcCCATTGAATCGTCACAACTGTACTGACCCCAGTGTGACTCTAGGCACTCTGTACCATGATTACAACGTGTACTTGTAGAGTGATGCTCCAAGTACAAGTACATGGAGCTCACATGGAGTCTTTTAATTCCTGGGAGAGGAAAAAACCCCATTGGAAGGAAAACATATGTTATTCtaattgtacagatgaggaaattgaggctcataAAAATCAGGGATTTACCTGGAACGCAAGACTTTTCAAACTCAACCATCTTTCCACTtcatgatacacacacacaaaaacccaaaacaactaagatttctatagcattttatatttcacaCCAGGCTTGCAGAAGGTTAAATAAGAGTAAAGTTAATGACATCTTGGAGGCCTTTGTGTTAAGCTATAAGCCTTACTTAATTCACCTGATACAACAATCTATTAATTATCTCCAAttttcagatggaaaaactgaggcccagggaagttaagtaacttataAGTaatggaaagaagggaaagtgAAAAGCgaaaagagataaatagaaaattataggACTAGCAGACTGTCAGGGCTGAAGGAACTTTAAGTGTAGAGTTTATGGTCCACATTCCTTTGTTCCTGATAGGAAATAGGAAGcagaaacacagaaaggaaagagagaaaggaggaagaggaggacaagTAGTAATGAATGGAAGAGATTAAACATAAAAGTGAGGAGAAGGAATCAAAGGCATAATGAGATTCAAAGTTTGATGGAACCAAGGAATTAATGAGTCCAAGCTTATCATTTttaaagagggaaggaaaaagtatatataagataaaagaatgagaaaaaaaccaATATGTGTTCTGTTAGCACCAGGTGCTCTATTTGTTCAACTTTGTATTCAATCTTTCCACAACCCTTAGAGGTGCATATTAACATCTCAGTTAACTGAGGATCACAGAAGTTAAATAGTTTGTTGGCAGTCACCAGTATAAGTAGTGGAACTAAGATCCACATGCAAGTTTGTCTGATTCCAACACTGTGTTAAGAAAGCgaagaaagaaaaaccagaaaggaaaaagagaagaaaggaaagagaaagggataaCCTGAGATCTAGTTCTGATATGGTATTAAACTACCTGTGACCTTAAAGCAAATCATGCCATCTTGTGgcatctcctcttcccctcttctgTATCATCCAAGTGACAGATTAAATGTAAGGCAATTCTGGTTGTGATGTTCTATGGTTCTATGAGAGAAAGCGGAGTGAGAGGAGAACATGAGAGAACAGTTAGTAAGTAGAAAAAGGGTatttggagaaagaaaggagagggaataGACTAAAGCAGTGGGATtagagagagaaggggacagaagaggaggaggaagagatgagagaaaaataagagaaaggagtAGAAATGGAGAAAGTGGGAAGAAAAGTCTCCAAGAGGAGGATGGGAGCTAAGTAAACTTAAGCAAAGCTCTGGAtgtaacattcattcattcatttgttactGCATGGAAGTTATATACAAGGTCATGTGCCAAGTGGTGTGTTTTTTAATGCTAATGATAGAAAACAAGATGCACTGAAATAAAGCTAGAAAAGTTGACTGATATCCAAGGAATCagacacataataaaatattcatcattgattcaaaagatatatattaatcACCACTTATTGCCAGGAATTATTCTAGCTCCTGGGCAAATAGGCAAAATCCCTGCCCTCTTGGTATTTATATTCTTGTGGTGGGACTTGGaccataagtaaataaatactcaCAAGGTGATACATacgaaaacaaacaaaaacaaggcaaGGGGATGGGGAATGCAGGAgacatttgttgttttatgtaGGTACTAAGAAAAGGTCTTTCTGATAAGGTGACATTAGAGCAAGTCATATGGGTTTCTGTAGggaagtgttccaggcagagcaaACTATCAGTACAAAGGCCCTGTGATGGGGGACATACTGGATGTGTCTGAGGAGAAGCAAGAGGGCCTGTGTTGCTGGAGCATAGTAAGCgaggagagagaaagcagggaCAAGGTCAGAGAGAACAGGGTGGCCAGATCATGTCAGGCCTGTGGGCCATTGTCAGGACTTTGGCTCTTGTTCTGAGTGGGATGGACAGCCAATGGAGgatttgagcagaggagtgacatgatctgacccATGTGTTTAAAGTATCATGATGGCTGCATGGGCAGAAGCAACAAGACCAATTAGAAGGCTACTGCCATGATGCAGGCGAGAGATGGTGGTGACTTGGACCATAGTGGTGGCACTGGATGTGAGGAGAAGTAGTTAGTTTCTaactctttttttaagagacagggtctctatgttgtccaggctggagtacagtggttattcacaggcaagatcatagctcactgcagcctcaaactcctgagttcaagtgatcctccgatctcagcttcctgagtggctgggattacagatgtgattcaccgtgcctggccttctcTTCAGTCTTATAATGAGGATCCTAGCCACAGCAGTaagacaagggggaaaaaaaggtaaaaggatcaaataaaaaaaagaaacaaagctgtTACCATTCACAGAAAATATGATTGgatatgtaaaaaatttaaaagaatctacaaataatTAGAATAAGGGTTTAATAAGGTTGCTagattaaaatatacaaaaatcaattatatgtcTATATGTGAGCAACAAACAATTAAGtgaggaataattttaaaagttattacttGCAGTTAGTAtgtaaaatatcaaatatcaaggtataaatataacaaaatatgtgtaagatctgcatgtaataaattataatttattgtgAGACACTGAAGAAGACCTAACATAGATGGAgagatatattacatttatagattagAAGACTCACTATCATGAGGAAGTCAGTTCTCCctaaagtgatttatagattcag is a genomic window containing:
- the COPS7A gene encoding COP9 signalosome complex subunit 7a is translated as MSAEVKVTGQNQEQFLLLAKSAKGAALATLIHQVLEAPGVYVFGELLDMPNVRELAESDFASTFRLLTVFAYGTYADYLAEARNLPPLTEAQKNKLRHLSVVTLAAKVKCIPYAVLLEALALRNVRQLEDLVIEAVYADVLRGSLDQRNQRLEVDYSIGRDIQRQDLSAIARTLQEWCVGCEVVLSGIEEQVSRANQHKEQQLGLKQQIESEVANLKKTIKVTTAAAAAATSQDPEQHLTELREPAPGTNQRQPSKKASKGKGLRGSAKIWSKSN